GGTAGAGATCGATCGAGAAGTAAAAGGGATCGTCATGACCAATTACGACAAGGCCAAGGCGCTGCTCATCGAACGAATGGGTATCCTACACGCCCTGGCCAAGGCCCTGCTGGAAACCGAGTCGCTTGACGGCCCTCAGATCGATGCTATCATGAAACGGGCTGCCGCCCCCTCCCCGGCGCCAGCCTAAGGCGTAACCCTCTGCCACTTGATCGGGTGCCGCAGGCGAGGACACCTGGGACTCTTCTTTCTGCAGCCTCGCCCACACTGTTTTCATCAACCTTCTTCGCCTGCTCCTGGTTCGACGCAAAGACGCAATCAACGCAATAAACGCTACAGACGCCATAGGCGCAATGACGCAATTAAGCTTTCGCTGCCGGAACCACCTGCTGGATGTGCGGGAAAAGACCTGGATTGTGGGGGTATTAAATATCACCCCGGATTCTTTTTCCGATGGCGGTCGCTTCCTGGATCCTGGGGCGGCCACCGATCAGGCGCTGCGGATGGTGGAGGAGGGAGCCGATATCCTGGAGCTGGGAGCTGAGTCAACCCGTCCAGGCGCCGTCCCTGTCTCTGTAGACGAGGAGCTTCGCCGGATCCTTCTGGTTCTACGCGACTTGCGTCCCAAGCTCACGATCCCGGTGGCGGTGGACACCTATAAACCGGAGGTGGCAAGGGTAGTCCTGGAGGAGGGGGCAGACATCATTAACGACGTCTATGGCGTTCGAGGAGAGGGACGTCTGGCAGCAGTGGTGGCTGAGAAGCGCGCCGGCCTTGTCATCATGCACATGAAGGGTACCCCTCAGGATATGCAAATCGAACCGCACTACAACGATGCCGTGGGTGAGGTCTTGGCCTTCCTGGCCGATCGCGTCGCCTTTGCCGAACGTATGGGCGTTGACCCTGAGTCAATCATTGTAGATCCCGGGCTGGGCTTCGGCAAGCGGCCGCAGGATAATTTGGTTCTGCTCCGACATCTGGCGGAGCTTGATTGTCTTGGGAAGCCGATTATGGTCGGTCCATCGCGTAAGTCGCTCGTTGGGAATGTACTGAATCTTCCCGTTGAGCAGCGCCAATACGGTACGGCGGCCTGTGTCGCGGCGGCGGTGCTGCAGGGTGCGGCCTTCGTCCGAGTTCACGATGTTCGGCCCTGTGCGCATCTGGTCAGGATGCTGGACGCGATCAAGAGGGCGTAGCGGCCACGTACTCAGGTAGATAGGCTGAAGGCTGAAGGCTTTTAGGGGTAAGCTATGCGTGATCAAAGAAAACTCAGAAAAGGTCTTGAATAGCTCGATTTATGCCTTGCGAGATAATGTAGAACCTTCAGCCTTCAGCCTAAACACATGAGTAGTTACAAGTAATCGCAGGGGTGAGGCGCATCGAGGATAAAGGAGTGATTGTGCGAAAACTATTCGGCACCGACGGAATTCGGGGTGTGGCCAACAGAGAGCCGATGACCCCGGAGACCATGGTCAAGGTGGGGCGCGCAGCGGCTCACATGTTACGCGGGACGAGCGAGCGGGCCGCGATCGTGATCGGGAAGGACACGCGCCTGACCGGCTATATGCTGGAGACGGCGCTGACCGCCGGCATTACCTCGATGGGCGTGGACGTGCTCTTGGTGGGCCCGCTCCCGACGCCTGGGATCGCCTTTATTACGCGAAGCCTTCGAGCCGACGCCGGGGTGGTGATTTCTGCCTCTCACAACTCGTACGAGGATAACGGCATCAAGTTCTTTTCTCACGACGGCCTGAAGCTGCCGGATGCGATGGAACATCGGATCGAGGAGCTGATCGGCAATGGAGAGATCGATGGGATCAGGGCGACGGCTCGTGAGATCGGCAAGGCCTACCGAGTGGGTGATGCCGTCGGCCGCTATATCGAATTTGTGAAAAACACCCTTCCCAAGGGAACAACGCTGAAGGGGATGCGGGTGGTAGTAGACTGTGCCAACGGCGCCGCCTACAAGGCGTCGCCGGCAGTTCTTCGGGAGCTGCATGCAGAGGTGGTGTCGCTCAATGTCCAGCCCGACGGAACCAACATTAACAAAGAATGCGGCTCGTTGCATCCCGAAGGACTGCGGCGAGCTGTCGTGGAACACAAGGCGCACATTGGGATTGCCCATGACGGGGATGCTGACCGAGTTCTGTTTGTGGACGAACAGGGTGAGACGATGGATGGCGACCACATCCTCGCCCTCTGTGCCCTCGACCTGAAGCGAGAAGGCCGTTTGCGTGAAGACACGGTCGTGGCGACCGTAATGAGCAACATCGGCTTAGACATCGCGATGCAGGAGGCGGGGATCAAGGTCGTTCGAACCGCGGTGGGCGATCGGTACGTCCTGGAGGAGATGCTGTCGAAGCGCTATACGCTGGGGGGCGAGCAGTCCGGGCATATCATCTTCCTGGAACACCATACCACCGGCGATGGGATAGTGACCGCCTTGCAGGTATTGGCAACCATGCAAAGGTGTGGGAAGCCGCTTTCGGAACTCAAGGCATGCATGCGCTCTTATCCCCAAGTCTTGATCAATACGCCCATTCGACGCAGAGCTGCCATTGAGGAGCTTCCACGGGTGCAGGAGGCGATTCGATTGGCGGAGGCGGGTATGGGCGGCAGGGGACGGGTCCTGGTTCGCTTGTCCGGCACGGAACCGCTAGCCCGTGTGATGGTAGAAGGCGAGGAGCCAGCGAAGATCGAGCGGCTGGCCCGAGAGATCGCACTGGTGATCGAAAAAGAACTGGACTAAGAACTGTTTCGAGTTTTGAGTTCCGAGTTTCTGGTCCGAAACCCGAAACCCGAAACCCGCAACTCGAAACGGCGAGCGGAGCGAGCGATGGTTGGGTTGTGTGTGAATGTTGATCATGTCGCGACGATCAGGCAGGCGAGACGGGTGCAGGAGCCTGATCCAGCTCAGGCGGTCATGCTGGCCGAACTGGCCGGCGCGTCAGGGATTACCGTACACCTACGAGAGGACCGCCGGCATATCCAGGATCGGGATGTCGAGCTCCTGCGAAGGCTGGTCAAGACGAAACTGAACCTGGAGATGGCAGCCACGCAAGAGATGATCCAGATCGCCCTTGCTGTCAAGCCGGAGATGGCGACGCTTGTCCCGGAACGGCGCGAGGAGCTCACCACTGAAGGAGGACTGGACGTTCACGGACACGTCGATGAGATAGGTATGGCCGTACGCAGCTTGCGAGAGGGCGGTATCGCGGTCA
This genomic stretch from Candidatus Methylomirabilis limnetica harbors:
- the folP gene encoding dihydropteroate synthase; the protein is MTQLSFRCRNHLLDVREKTWIVGVLNITPDSFSDGGRFLDPGAATDQALRMVEEGADILELGAESTRPGAVPVSVDEELRRILLVLRDLRPKLTIPVAVDTYKPEVARVVLEEGADIINDVYGVRGEGRLAAVVAEKRAGLVIMHMKGTPQDMQIEPHYNDAVGEVLAFLADRVAFAERMGVDPESIIVDPGLGFGKRPQDNLVLLRHLAELDCLGKPIMVGPSRKSLVGNVLNLPVEQRQYGTAACVAAAVLQGAAFVRVHDVRPCAHLVRMLDAIKRA
- the glmM gene encoding phosphoglucosamine mutase, which translates into the protein MRKLFGTDGIRGVANREPMTPETMVKVGRAAAHMLRGTSERAAIVIGKDTRLTGYMLETALTAGITSMGVDVLLVGPLPTPGIAFITRSLRADAGVVISASHNSYEDNGIKFFSHDGLKLPDAMEHRIEELIGNGEIDGIRATAREIGKAYRVGDAVGRYIEFVKNTLPKGTTLKGMRVVVDCANGAAYKASPAVLRELHAEVVSLNVQPDGTNINKECGSLHPEGLRRAVVEHKAHIGIAHDGDADRVLFVDEQGETMDGDHILALCALDLKREGRLREDTVVATVMSNIGLDIAMQEAGIKVVRTAVGDRYVLEEMLSKRYTLGGEQSGHIIFLEHHTTGDGIVTALQVLATMQRCGKPLSELKACMRSYPQVLINTPIRRRAAIEELPRVQEAIRLAEAGMGGRGRVLVRLSGTEPLARVMVEGEEPAKIERLAREIALVIEKELD
- a CDS encoding pyridoxine 5'-phosphate synthase encodes the protein MVGLCVNVDHVATIRQARRVQEPDPAQAVMLAELAGASGITVHLREDRRHIQDRDVELLRRLVKTKLNLEMAATQEMIQIALAVKPEMATLVPERREELTTEGGLDVHGHVDEIGMAVRSLREGGIAVSLFIDPEQDQLSAAARAGADFVELHTGTYAEARDRKTQQAELARLIQSATVGRELGLLINAGHGLDYRNVGPIAAIPEVEELSIGHSIIARAVLVGLERAVREMLAAMNTDRAR